The following proteins come from a genomic window of Campylobacter concisus:
- the guaA gene encoding glutamine-hydrolyzing GMP synthase: MNNTIIVLDFGSQYTQLIARRLREEGVYTEILPFNAKLSEIKAKEPKGIILSGGPASVYAKDAYFCDSGVFELNIPILGVCYGMQLLAHTHGAEVLAADQKEYGKAELSVIKEHELFKDTPSKQIVWMSHSDYVKDLPEGFEVIAVSENSPYCAFGDDKRKFYAIQFHAEVQHSEYGTQILKNFAKYICGCESTWNMGSFAKNKIEEIRKIVGTHKVLCAVSGGVDSSVTAALLAAAVPENLILVFVDNGLLRTNEREQVEATFRTKLGVELVSIDASETFLSRLAGVIDPEKKRKIIGETFIEIFEKEAKKHGDVKFLAQGTLYTDIIESSVVGSSKTIKSHHNVGGLPDWMTFELIEPLREIFKDEVRKLGLELGLSRDLVFRHPFPGPGLAIRIMGEVNKPSLELLRKADVILRDELKSTGWYNKTWQAFCVLLNVNSVGVMGDNRTYENAVCVRVVDASDGMTASFSRLPYDLLENVSRRIINEVNGINRVVYDISSKPPATIEWE; this comes from the coding sequence ATGAACAATACGATTATAGTTTTGGATTTTGGTTCGCAATACACTCAGCTAATAGCTAGAAGGCTAAGAGAAGAGGGCGTCTACACTGAAATTTTGCCATTTAATGCAAAGCTTAGTGAGATAAAAGCGAAAGAGCCAAAGGGTATCATTTTAAGTGGCGGTCCAGCTAGTGTTTATGCTAAAGATGCTTATTTTTGTGATAGCGGTGTCTTTGAGTTAAACATCCCTATACTTGGCGTTTGCTACGGCATGCAACTACTTGCTCACACGCATGGGGCTGAGGTTTTAGCAGCTGATCAAAAAGAGTATGGCAAGGCTGAGCTTAGCGTTATTAAAGAGCATGAGCTATTTAAAGATACACCTTCAAAACAAATCGTATGGATGAGTCATAGTGACTATGTAAAGGACTTGCCAGAGGGCTTTGAAGTGATCGCTGTTAGTGAGAATTCACCTTATTGTGCTTTTGGCGATGATAAACGTAAATTTTATGCGATACAGTTCCACGCAGAGGTGCAACATAGCGAATACGGCACGCAAATTCTAAAGAATTTCGCTAAATATATCTGCGGCTGCGAGAGTACATGGAATATGGGAAGCTTCGCTAAAAATAAGATAGAAGAGATAAGAAAAATAGTAGGCACCCACAAGGTACTTTGTGCAGTTAGCGGTGGTGTGGACAGCTCTGTGACTGCGGCACTTTTAGCGGCTGCTGTGCCTGAAAATTTGATCCTTGTTTTTGTTGATAACGGACTTCTTAGAACAAACGAAAGAGAGCAAGTTGAAGCTACATTTAGAACAAAGCTTGGCGTTGAGCTAGTTAGCATAGACGCGAGCGAGACCTTTCTTAGCCGCTTAGCTGGTGTGATTGATCCTGAGAAAAAACGTAAGATCATAGGTGAGACCTTTATAGAAATTTTTGAAAAAGAGGCTAAAAAGCATGGCGATGTGAAATTTCTAGCTCAAGGCACTCTTTATACTGACATCATCGAAAGCTCAGTCGTTGGCTCAAGCAAGACAATAAAGAGCCACCATAATGTTGGCGGTTTGCCTGATTGGATGACATTTGAGCTAATAGAGCCACTAAGAGAAATTTTTAAAGATGAGGTTAGAAAACTAGGCCTTGAGCTTGGACTAAGTCGCGATCTAGTTTTTCGCCATCCTTTCCCAGGGCCGGGCCTTGCTATCCGCATAATGGGCGAGGTGAATAAACCAAGTCTAGAACTACTTCGCAAAGCTGACGTGATCTTGCGAGATGAGCTAAAGAGCACTGGCTGGTACAACAAAACTTGGCAGGCATTCTGCGTACTTTTAAACGTAAATTCAGTCGGCGTAATGGGCGATAATCGCACCTATGAAAACGCTGTTTGCGTGCGCGTAGTAGATGCGAGTGATGGTATGACCGCAAGCTTTTCAAGGCTGCCTTATGATCTACTTGAAAACGTAAGCCGCCGCATCATAAACGAGGTAAATGGCATAAACCGCGTAGTTTACGACATCTCGAGCAAACCGCCCGCAACGATAGAGTGGGAGTGA
- the nhaD gene encoding sodium:proton antiporter NhaD, protein MRFFGLLGLFFAMAFGADGETAAIDLTTTWAGILSLIIFVVGYFFIAAEENFHIDKAKPAIFIGTFMFLLIGVYMLINGMDVHSLEHEVNHLILEIAQIVFFLMVAMTFIEALIERDVFNALKYNLVSKGYTYRKLFWLTGILAFFISPVADNLTTALILSTVLLTIDRNNTNFLVAGAINIVVAANAGGAWSPFGDITTLMAWAAGKAPFVDFFALFPASIVGWFVTAFLLSRVVPSTAPHFDVANEPKVVMKKGGKAVIFIGAFTIFCAVMMHQLFHLPAMWGMMFGFSLLSLYTYYFKKAHKSEEPMHVFHYMSKIENNTLFFFFGILAAVGALHFAGFLNYAVSLYDKFGSTAVNIGVGFLSAIVDNVPVMSAVLKANPAMGADAGEAMSQWLLVTLTAGIGGSMISFGSAAGVGVMGKLKGIYTFGAHMKYAWMVVLGYIVSIIVWYVQFEIFHIYF, encoded by the coding sequence ATGAGGTTTTTTGGACTTCTAGGCTTGTTTTTCGCGATGGCTTTTGGTGCTGATGGAGAAACCGCAGCTATTGACTTAACTACTACATGGGCAGGAATTTTATCGCTTATAATTTTTGTTGTTGGATATTTTTTTATAGCAGCAGAAGAAAATTTCCATATCGACAAAGCAAAACCTGCTATTTTTATCGGTACGTTTATGTTCCTACTTATCGGTGTTTATATGCTTATAAATGGCATGGATGTGCATTCGCTTGAACATGAGGTAAATCACCTGATTTTAGAGATCGCTCAGATAGTATTTTTCTTGATGGTGGCGATGACATTTATCGAAGCACTTATAGAAAGAGACGTATTTAACGCACTTAAATATAATCTCGTATCAAAAGGCTATACTTATAGAAAGCTGTTTTGGCTAACTGGTATTTTGGCATTTTTTATAAGCCCAGTAGCTGATAACCTAACAACAGCGCTTATTCTTTCAACCGTTCTTCTAACGATAGATAGAAATAATACAAATTTCCTAGTGGCTGGTGCGATAAACATCGTCGTTGCAGCAAATGCAGGTGGAGCATGGAGTCCATTTGGCGATATCACTACGCTTATGGCTTGGGCTGCTGGAAAAGCGCCGTTTGTCGATTTTTTCGCACTTTTCCCAGCATCTATCGTAGGTTGGTTTGTAACGGCATTTTTACTTTCTCGCGTGGTGCCAAGTACTGCACCACATTTTGATGTGGCAAACGAGCCAAAAGTGGTTATGAAAAAAGGCGGTAAAGCGGTTATTTTTATAGGCGCATTTACTATCTTTTGTGCAGTTATGATGCACCAGCTTTTTCACTTACCAGCGATGTGGGGCATGATGTTTGGTTTCTCACTACTTAGTCTTTATACTTACTATTTCAAAAAAGCTCACAAAAGCGAAGAGCCAATGCATGTATTTCACTATATGTCAAAGATCGAAAACAACACACTATTTTTCTTCTTTGGAATTTTAGCTGCAGTTGGCGCTCTTCATTTTGCTGGATTTTTAAATTACGCTGTATCGCTTTATGATAAATTTGGCTCAACTGCTGTAAATATTGGCGTTGGCTTCCTTTCAGCGATCGTTGATAACGTCCCTGTTATGTCAGCTGTTTTAAAAGCAAATCCAGCAATGGGAGCTGATGCAGGCGAGGCAATGAGTCAGTGGCTACTAGTGACACTAACTGCTGGTATCGGCGGTTCGATGATCAGCTTTGGTTCAGCAGCTGGTGTTGGAGTAATGGGTAAATTAAAAGGAATTTATACCTTTGGTGCACATATGAAATACGCTTGGATGGTGGTTCTAGGATATATCGTATCGATCATTGTTTGGTATGTGCAGTTTGAAATTTTTCATATCTATTTTTAA
- a CDS encoding response regulator: MKNNKFYILLAPIIISAIFCAYSGNESYKNFTDLKDLNEKLYKQSLVFQTIRSVIQEHDTLIGKSQEDIKKLRDSTLKNTQKFINSIRKDDRTEIRNVNKLKELLANLNQNDKFDELFYEFFQNINGEIDSDFKQDLDRDFPLIIKAYAATLSKIYNQLSLANNTKYYVKNIFINGLLFSINNDVRENIYSVKDNTPNLDMLPKSELKENIYKDFNQFEANYQAKKIREAKAKIAFSEKLNIEDIILIKQYEDDKFILLLDSAINIKNELLELTESEKINFGIKTFFEFLLCGLLILSLLGISARLKFLKVLIDKSKYISNYILSSKETSADNAISKLIKAYEDLKETYIKDSSFFQIKDRYILSVSKKLESINKEIFTSTAALKIETNNSKKQVFIDTIEKNANIMTSLYNNAKNISNVKKYSECNKTEIFDPQKSFEEILQANIVYSQSKKINFISYLDPSLTNELEGNLNSLKTAFNSIFLASLSMSLRHQNIIIAIKKVQKEFDRSGLCSVSFSIKNSSAAMSEKQISDIFSDDENSLNNDESEFYLKIAQIYLKNLESKLEINSFPSIGNEFKFVVIFKTTSNYKDFDIKCNHKLAFLQDVNVAYNEAFEQTTKDLGLKVDMLTSANPSITKNYDAIFLRNTNKQGQDIKNPLILKDPLTPLSITRLLCLGEADIMNKNLNDKPKILICDTNEIYIGITASGFSKFNCEVVGVCNKKDLKQAIKQGDFDLIFVGSKFFEAEKNSLQKNLDLIKAAIQNAKIPIILMLSNTSNIDGESVKEYFNAYIKTPINSDELAQIFRKFLPNFGEIAIDESYLAKSENIILFKKSPMENKIFSSALGEFYNTLETTNSFDELLTKIKTKTYGIVLIDENVKGFNYEELTRVVDKIRQSQKVDTRVLIFGAQERSEFPFVKVLAKNITKAELSATVREQIDSMGTSYAKSSYEFIKFNA; the protein is encoded by the coding sequence ATGAAAAATAATAAATTTTATATATTGCTAGCGCCAATAATAATTTCAGCGATCTTTTGCGCATATAGCGGAAATGAAAGCTATAAAAATTTTACAGATCTAAAAGATCTAAATGAAAAACTATATAAACAATCCTTAGTATTTCAAACTATAAGATCTGTAATACAAGAGCACGATACGCTAATAGGCAAAAGCCAAGAAGATATAAAAAAGTTGCGAGATAGCACCTTAAAAAATACACAAAAATTTATAAATTCTATAAGAAAAGACGATCGCACTGAGATACGAAATGTAAATAAATTAAAAGAATTGCTAGCAAATCTAAACCAAAATGATAAATTTGATGAACTATTTTACGAATTTTTCCAAAATATAAATGGAGAAATAGATAGCGATTTTAAACAAGACTTAGACCGAGACTTTCCGCTTATAATAAAAGCTTATGCCGCAACTTTAAGTAAAATTTACAATCAACTCTCTTTAGCAAACAATACTAAATACTACGTAAAAAATATCTTTATAAATGGCCTTTTATTTTCAATAAACAATGATGTGAGAGAAAATATATATTCCGTAAAGGACAACACGCCAAATCTTGATATGCTTCCAAAAAGTGAGCTAAAAGAGAATATTTACAAAGACTTTAATCAGTTTGAAGCCAACTATCAAGCTAAAAAAATAAGAGAAGCTAAAGCCAAGATCGCATTTTCTGAAAAGCTAAATATCGAAGATATCATCTTAATAAAACAGTATGAAGATGATAAATTTATACTTTTATTAGATAGTGCCATAAACATAAAAAATGAGCTACTAGAACTTACCGAGAGCGAGAAAATAAACTTTGGCATAAAGACCTTTTTCGAGTTTTTACTTTGTGGCTTGCTCATTTTATCTTTGCTTGGTATTTCTGCTAGGTTGAAATTTTTAAAGGTACTTATCGATAAGTCAAAATACATATCAAACTATATCCTATCATCAAAAGAGACAAGTGCGGATAATGCGATATCAAAGCTTATAAAAGCTTATGAAGATCTAAAAGAAACCTATATAAAAGATAGCAGCTTTTTTCAGATAAAAGATAGATATATTTTATCAGTTAGCAAGAAGCTAGAGTCTATCAATAAGGAAATTTTTACATCGACCGCGGCTTTAAAAATAGAAACAAATAATAGCAAAAAGCAAGTATTTATAGACACGATAGAAAAAAATGCAAATATCATGACCTCGCTTTATAACAATGCTAAAAATATCTCAAATGTTAAAAAATATAGCGAATGCAATAAAACCGAGATATTTGATCCTCAAAAAAGCTTTGAAGAAATTTTGCAAGCAAATATCGTCTATTCGCAAAGCAAAAAGATAAATTTTATAAGCTACCTTGATCCAAGCCTTACAAATGAACTAGAAGGAAATCTAAATTCATTAAAAACCGCATTTAACTCTATCTTTTTGGCATCTTTATCAATGTCTTTAAGACATCAAAATATTATCATCGCTATCAAAAAAGTTCAAAAAGAGTTTGATAGAAGCGGACTTTGTTCTGTAAGCTTTAGCATAAAAAATAGCTCAGCTGCCATGAGTGAAAAGCAAATTTCAGATATATTTTCAGATGATGAGAATAGCTTAAATAATGATGAGAGCGAGTTTTATCTAAAAATCGCTCAAATTTATTTAAAAAATTTAGAAAGTAAGCTGGAGATTAACTCGTTTCCAAGTATTGGCAATGAGTTTAAATTTGTAGTCATTTTTAAAACAACATCGAATTATAAAGACTTTGATATAAAATGCAATCATAAATTAGCATTCTTACAAGACGTAAATGTCGCTTACAACGAAGCTTTTGAGCAGACTACAAAAGACCTTGGGCTCAAAGTGGATATGTTAACAAGTGCTAATCCATCTATTACAAAAAATTATGATGCTATATTTTTAAGAAACACCAATAAGCAAGGTCAAGATATTAAAAATCCGCTCATTTTAAAAGATCCGCTAACTCCATTAAGCATCACAAGGCTACTTTGCTTAGGCGAAGCTGATATCATGAATAAAAATTTAAACGATAAACCAAAAATTTTAATCTGCGATACTAATGAAATTTACATAGGTATAACAGCAAGTGGTTTTAGTAAATTTAACTGTGAAGTTGTGGGAGTTTGTAATAAAAAAGATCTAAAACAAGCCATAAAGCAGGGCGATTTTGACCTTATATTTGTTGGCTCAAAATTTTTCGAAGCTGAAAAAAATAGCCTTCAAAAAAATCTTGATCTTATAAAAGCAGCCATACAAAATGCGAAAATTCCAATTATACTAATGCTTTCAAATACTTCAAATATAGATGGAGAGAGTGTCAAAGAATACTTTAATGCTTATATAAAAACGCCAATAAATAGCGACGAACTGGCTCAAATTTTTAGAAAATTTTTGCCAAATTTTGGCGAGATTGCAATAGACGAAAGCTATCTAGCAAAAAGCGAAAATATTATTTTATTTAAGAAATCGCCAATGGAAAATAAAATATTTAGCTCAGCTTTAGGAGAATTTTACAACACACTTGAAACCACAAATAGCTTTGATGAGCTATTAACAAAGATAAAAACCAAAACTTACGGTATCGTTCTTATAGATGAAAACGTAAAAGGCTTCAACTACGAAGAGCTAACAAGAGTTGTTGATAAGATAAGACAAAGCCAAAAGGTTGATACAAGAGTGCTGATATTTGGCGCACAAGAAAGAAGTGAATTTCCTTTTGTAAAAGTGCTAGCTAAAAATATCACAAAAGCAGAGCTTTCAGCTACAGTAAGAGAGCAAATCGATTCTATGGGCACTAGCTATGCCAAAAGCTCTTATGAATTTATTAAGTTTAACGCCTAA
- the uvrC gene encoding excinuclease ABC subunit UvrC produces the protein MLIDEIRTLPNEPGVYQYFDAQNRLLYVGKAKILKNRVKSYFKFTPSLAPAEKLSPRISKMISEAVHLEYIVTPSEADALILENSFIKQLKPKYNILLRDDKTYPYIFINLNDDFPRFEITRKVVKGSNIRYFGPYFSGASELLEALYLNFNLVQKKSCIKGKKACLFYQLKRCYAPCEGKISKENYAKIVNEAIAALQNPNLLIARLEELMLNYAKAEDYEQAAATRDKMQTLKNMQTKVEVDLAKLEDFEAYSVACVHDMICAVRFSVQSGKITGVKTDITQAKNAQNDEKNEAYKQAILKSFIAGQPIITTKIYVHEDFEDSKLVEEILNERFGRKFSITCPKIGDKRKICEIATKNAEVSIEKYLKMHDNELLNEIKEYFNLAHTPYVVEAYDNSHLFGEASVGAMVRYEHGEWAKQNYRHMHLNSKNDYDQMKESLTARALRFDKLSPPDLWVIDGGEVLLNLACEILASSGANVDIIAISKEKIDAKAHRAKGEAKDKIYTKNGSFSLSTSDKKLQFFQKMRDESHRFVISFHRKTRQKNDMQRSILKQAGVSEGSIAKLISFYGSFDKISEANLDEVAKITNKSVAEKLAVLKEGNLK, from the coding sequence ATGCTAATAGACGAGATAAGAACGCTTCCAAACGAGCCTGGCGTATACCAGTATTTTGACGCGCAAAATAGACTCTTATACGTTGGCAAGGCCAAAATTTTAAAAAATAGGGTCAAAAGCTACTTTAAATTTACCCCAAGCCTAGCTCCGGCTGAAAAACTAAGCCCTAGAATTTCAAAGATGATAAGCGAGGCGGTGCATCTTGAATACATCGTCACACCAAGCGAAGCAGACGCTCTAATACTTGAAAATTCTTTCATCAAGCAGCTTAAGCCAAAATACAACATCTTGCTTCGTGACGACAAGACCTACCCTTATATTTTTATAAATTTAAATGATGATTTTCCAAGATTTGAGATCACTAGAAAGGTGGTAAAAGGCTCGAATATCCGCTATTTTGGGCCATATTTTAGTGGAGCTAGCGAGCTACTTGAGGCACTTTATCTAAATTTCAACCTCGTTCAGAAAAAATCCTGCATCAAAGGCAAAAAAGCCTGCCTTTTTTATCAGCTAAAACGCTGCTATGCCCCGTGTGAAGGCAAAATTTCAAAAGAAAACTACGCTAAGATCGTAAACGAAGCTATCGCGGCCTTACAAAATCCAAATTTGCTCATCGCTCGCCTTGAAGAGCTCATGCTAAACTACGCCAAGGCCGAAGACTACGAGCAAGCAGCCGCGACTAGAGATAAGATGCAAACGCTTAAAAATATGCAAACAAAGGTCGAGGTCGATCTTGCCAAGCTTGAGGACTTTGAGGCATACTCGGTCGCTTGCGTGCACGATATGATCTGTGCGGTGAGATTTAGCGTGCAAAGTGGCAAGATAACAGGCGTAAAAACCGATATCACGCAGGCTAAAAACGCCCAAAATGACGAGAAAAACGAGGCTTATAAACAGGCTATTTTAAAAAGCTTCATAGCCGGTCAGCCGATAATCACGACCAAAATTTACGTACACGAGGACTTTGAAGATAGCAAGCTGGTGGAGGAGATTTTAAACGAGAGGTTTGGGCGTAAATTTAGCATCACTTGCCCAAAAATAGGCGACAAACGTAAAATTTGTGAGATCGCCACCAAAAACGCCGAAGTTAGCATCGAAAAATATCTAAAAATGCACGATAATGAGCTACTAAATGAGATAAAAGAGTACTTTAATCTAGCTCACACGCCTTATGTGGTCGAAGCATATGACAACTCACACCTTTTTGGCGAGGCAAGTGTCGGAGCGATGGTGCGCTATGAACACGGCGAGTGGGCGAAGCAAAACTACCGCCACATGCATCTAAACTCTAAAAACGACTACGATCAGATGAAAGAGAGCCTAACAGCTAGGGCGCTTAGGTTTGACAAGCTTAGCCCACCTGATCTTTGGGTCATTGACGGCGGCGAGGTGCTTTTAAATTTAGCCTGTGAAATTTTAGCAAGCAGTGGCGCAAACGTCGATATCATCGCTATCTCAAAAGAAAAAATAGATGCCAAAGCTCACCGTGCAAAGGGCGAGGCAAAGGATAAAATTTATACAAAAAATGGCAGTTTTAGCCTAAGCACGAGCGATAAAAAGCTGCAGTTTTTCCAAAAAATGCGTGATGAGAGCCATAGATTTGTCATCAGTTTTCACAGAAAAACAAGGCAGAAAAACGATATGCAAAGATCAATTCTAAAGCAAGCTGGTGTATCTGAGGGCAGTATCGCGAAATTAATAAGCTTTTACGGAAGTTTTGATAAAATCAGCGAAGCAAATTTAGACGAAGTGGCAAAAATAACAAATAAAAGCGTAGCAGAAAAGCTTGCAGTACTCAAAGAAGGAAATTTGAAGTGA
- a CDS encoding anthranilate synthase component I family protein yields MLLEQPLFYYEAIREKFKNSYLAEDKTQTIIGIDCDYIDEKDMDFYGLRSYFDTNSNKSLAPFAGLFGVFAYDGVRYFEYIGEEKAKKYEFPKFIYADAKAYLHFDKMSKIYTFYGDKKKYYDFLLDAKVECKSKEQSKFSIRADLSKEKKHFEDMVELAKEYIRSGDVFQVVLGELLEISTNMSSLEFYKKLSLTNPSPYMFHFPTPYGDVVGSSPELVFEMKSEQIFVAPIAGTRPRGSDANADAALESELLSDEKELAEHKMLIDLARNDIGRVSEPKSVAVKNAMHIQKYEKVIHIVSDVYGKCAKGLDLFDVLASIFPAGTLSGAPKIRAMQIINELEISERNIYGGGIGFLHFNGDAQVAILIRSAIFVPSENGFSDVFVGAGAGIVYDSKSEREYAEICHKRASVLNVFKNNAKEF; encoded by the coding sequence ATGCTTTTAGAACAGCCGCTTTTTTATTATGAAGCGATTAGAGAAAAATTTAAAAATAGCTATTTAGCTGAAGATAAGACACAGACGATAATTGGCATTGATTGCGATTATATAGATGAAAAGGATATGGATTTTTATGGACTTAGAAGCTACTTTGATACAAATAGCAACAAATCACTAGCTCCTTTTGCGGGACTCTTTGGTGTTTTTGCTTATGATGGTGTGAGATATTTTGAATATATCGGAGAAGAGAAAGCTAAAAAGTATGAATTTCCAAAATTTATCTATGCCGATGCAAAGGCCTATCTACACTTTGATAAGATGAGTAAAATTTATACATTCTATGGAGATAAGAAAAAATATTACGACTTTTTGCTTGATGCGAAAGTTGAATGCAAAAGTAAAGAGCAGAGTAAATTTAGTATAAGAGCTGATCTTAGTAAAGAAAAGAAACACTTTGAGGATATGGTTGAATTAGCAAAAGAGTATATAAGAAGTGGCGATGTCTTTCAGGTGGTGCTTGGTGAGTTGCTTGAAATTTCAACGAATATGAGCAGTTTGGAATTTTATAAAAAGCTCTCACTTACAAATCCAAGCCCATATATGTTTCATTTTCCTACACCTTATGGCGATGTGGTTGGCTCTTCGCCAGAGCTTGTTTTTGAGATGAAAAGTGAGCAAATTTTTGTGGCACCAATTGCAGGCACAAGGCCTAGAGGAAGCGATGCAAATGCAGATGCAGCACTTGAAAGTGAGCTTTTAAGTGACGAAAAGGAACTGGCTGAGCACAAAATGCTAATTGATCTTGCTAGAAATGACATCGGCAGGGTTTCGGAACCAAAAAGCGTAGCTGTAAAAAATGCTATGCATATCCAAAAATATGAAAAAGTAATTCATATCGTAAGCGATGTCTATGGCAAGTGCGCCAAAGGGCTTGATCTTTTTGACGTCTTAGCTAGTATTTTTCCAGCTGGCACGCTAAGTGGTGCCCCAAAAATAAGAGCTATGCAGATAATCAATGAGCTTGAAATTTCTGAGCGAAATATCTATGGCGGCGGCATTGGATTTTTACATTTTAATGGCGATGCTCAGGTTGCTATTCTTATTCGATCAGCCATATTTGTGCCAAGTGAAAATGGCTTTAGTGATGTATTTGTGGGGGCTGGAGCTGGTATAGTTTATGACTCAAAGAGCGAAAGAGAATACGCCGAAATTTGCCATAAACGAGCAAGCGTGCTAAATGTATTTAAAAATAACGCAAAAGAGTTTTAG
- a CDS encoding sulfite exporter TauE/SafE family protein, with translation MLFVELFIIGIGVGYIAGFFGIGGGTVVVPIMVAFGYDIKTAIGISVMQMIFSATFGSYLNYKAGLLKLNRGVFLGLGGLVGASFSGIIVSHTPELLLELLLLATFIFSLIKLYFTPNSDGTNANNSVFLLFLVGFFIGAFAISIGIGGGVFIAPILVGFLRYDIKKAVSMGVFFVMFAAISGFISLSLNGHISYLEGTFLGLGSLIGAYFGTKKTQAMDKKALKKWFLLFYIAMIILILKDMIFG, from the coding sequence ATGCTTTTTGTTGAACTTTTTATAATTGGTATCGGCGTTGGATACATCGCTGGCTTTTTTGGCATCGGTGGTGGCACAGTCGTTGTTCCTATAATGGTCGCCTTTGGATATGACATAAAAACTGCTATTGGCATAAGCGTTATGCAAATGATATTTAGTGCGACATTTGGCTCATACCTAAACTACAAAGCTGGACTTTTAAAACTAAACCGCGGTGTATTTTTAGGTCTTGGAGGATTGGTCGGAGCTAGCTTTAGTGGCATAATCGTATCTCATACACCTGAGCTCTTACTCGAACTGCTCTTGCTTGCAACTTTTATCTTTTCACTCATAAAACTATACTTCACGCCAAATAGTGATGGTACAAATGCGAACAACTCAGTGTTTTTGCTATTTCTAGTTGGTTTTTTCATAGGTGCATTTGCCATTAGTATAGGCATAGGTGGTGGGGTTTTTATAGCTCCTATTTTAGTTGGCTTTTTGCGCTATGATATAAAAAAAGCCGTTTCAATGGGTGTATTTTTCGTGATGTTTGCAGCCATTTCAGGCTTTATCTCACTATCTTTAAACGGACACATCTCTTATTTAGAGGGTACATTCCTAGGACTTGGCTCACTAATAGGAGCCTACTTTGGCACCAAGAAAACACAAGCCATGGACAAAAAAGCACTTAAAAAGTGGTTTTTACTCTTTTACATAGCGATGATAATTCTAATCTTAAAAGATATGATATTTGGCTAA